In Schlegelella aquatica, one DNA window encodes the following:
- a CDS encoding GNAT family N-acetyltransferase: MTERDAVCSTLNVRRFQADDFVVYRRWYADPLLDRHLGPMDDEWLAHVLADTEGEQWAVLADGALVAVIGLTPDAEHDAWVITDVAVDPTRRGQGWGRRALHALLALPAMQTRHRWRAYVAEDNPQAQGFFDALGWQRLKRPGADDAFWTYGWQR, from the coding sequence AACGCGACGCTGTCTGTTCCACTTTGAACGTGCGGCGCTTCCAGGCCGACGACTTCGTCGTCTACCGGCGCTGGTACGCCGATCCACTGCTGGACCGGCACCTGGGCCCCATGGACGATGAATGGCTCGCGCACGTGCTGGCCGACACCGAGGGCGAGCAATGGGCGGTGCTCGCCGACGGCGCCCTCGTCGCTGTCATCGGCCTCACCCCGGATGCCGAGCACGACGCCTGGGTCATCACCGACGTCGCCGTCGATCCGACGCGCCGCGGCCAAGGCTGGGGAAGGCGCGCCTTGCACGCCTTGCTCGCGCTGCCCGCGATGCAGACCCGCCACCGCTGGCGCGCCTATGTCGCCGAGGACAACCCGCAGGCGCAAGGCTTCTTCGATGCGCTGGGCTGGCAGCGGCTGAAGCGCCCGGGCGCCGACGATGCGTTCTGGACCTACGGTTGGCAGCGCTGA
- the ubiG gene encoding bifunctional 2-polyprenyl-6-hydroxyphenol methylase/3-demethylubiquinol 3-O-methyltransferase UbiG, with the protein MSQTLNADPQELAKFSELAHRWWDPESEFKPLHRINPLRLDWIDRLATLKGKRVVDIGCGGGILSDAMARRGAAEVLGIDLSTKALSVARLHAMEAGTPHVEYREVSAETLAAERPGEFDVVTCMEMLEHVPQPDSVVRAAAALVKPGGWVFFSTINRNPKSFLFAIVGAEYVLRLLPRGTHEYARFIRPSELAGWSRAAGLDWVQTRGLEYNPLTDRYWLSDDVSVNYLVACRKP; encoded by the coding sequence ATGTCTCAGACCCTCAACGCAGATCCCCAGGAACTGGCGAAATTCAGCGAACTGGCCCACCGTTGGTGGGACCCGGAGAGCGAATTCAAGCCTTTGCACCGCATCAACCCGCTGCGCCTGGACTGGATCGACAGGCTGGCCACGCTCAAGGGCAAGCGCGTCGTGGATATCGGCTGCGGGGGCGGCATCCTCTCGGACGCCATGGCGCGCCGGGGCGCCGCCGAGGTGCTGGGCATCGACCTGTCCACCAAGGCGTTGAGCGTGGCCCGCCTGCACGCGATGGAAGCGGGGACGCCCCACGTGGAATACCGCGAGGTGTCGGCCGAAACGCTGGCGGCCGAGCGCCCCGGTGAGTTCGACGTCGTGACCTGCATGGAAATGCTGGAGCACGTGCCTCAGCCGGATTCGGTGGTCCGCGCAGCCGCTGCGCTGGTCAAACCCGGAGGGTGGGTATTCTTTTCGACGATCAATCGCAACCCCAAATCGTTTCTATTTGCGATCGTCGGAGCCGAATATGTATTGCGCCTGTTGCCGCGCGGCACGCACGAATATGCCCGATTCATTCGCCCCAGCGAATTGGCGGGTTGGAGTCGCGCGGCGGGTCTGGACTGGGTGCAGACCCGCGGGCTGGAATACAACCCGTTGACCGACCGCTATTGGCTGTCGGACGACGTGAGCGTGAATTACCTCGTGGCATGTCGCAAGCCGTGA
- the gph gene encoding phosphoglycolate phosphatase (PGP is an essential enzyme in the glycolate salvage pathway in higher organisms (photorespiration in plants). Phosphoglycolate results from the oxidase activity of RubisCO in the Calvin cycle when concentrations of carbon dioxide are low relative to oxygen. This enzyme is a member of the Haloacid Dehalogenase (HAD) superfamily of aspartate-nucleophile hydrolase enzymes (PF00702).), which produces MSQAVMRTARWRPPQPVGAVLFDLDGTLADTAPDLAAAVNRMRVRRGRDALPLELLRPVASHGARGLLRVGMDVGPEHPDFEGLKREFLDEYERALAVHTRLFDGASSLLDALERAGVAWGVVTNKVMRFAAPVLEGLGLAARAGVLVGGDTTPHPKPHPAPLLEACRRLQVPAHRAVYVGDDLRDVQAARAAGMPAIAARYGYLGDGEPIERWGADEIIDHLEELVTLLHIKPS; this is translated from the coding sequence ATGTCGCAAGCCGTGATGCGGACCGCCCGATGGAGGCCCCCGCAGCCCGTGGGCGCGGTGCTGTTCGACCTGGACGGTACGCTGGCGGACACCGCGCCCGACCTGGCTGCGGCAGTCAACCGGATGCGGGTGCGCCGAGGGCGCGACGCCCTGCCTTTGGAGCTGCTGCGCCCGGTCGCTTCACACGGGGCTCGCGGGCTGCTGCGGGTGGGCATGGACGTGGGGCCGGAGCACCCGGACTTCGAGGGGCTCAAACGCGAGTTCCTCGACGAGTACGAGCGCGCGCTGGCCGTGCACACCCGCCTTTTCGATGGCGCGTCGTCGCTCCTCGACGCGCTGGAGCGGGCTGGCGTGGCGTGGGGGGTGGTGACGAACAAGGTGATGCGTTTCGCCGCTCCGGTGCTTGAAGGCCTGGGCCTCGCCGCGCGCGCGGGCGTGCTGGTGGGCGGAGACACCACGCCTCATCCCAAGCCGCACCCGGCACCTTTGCTGGAGGCGTGCCGCCGGCTCCAGGTCCCGGCACACCGGGCGGTGTACGTGGGCGATGACCTGCGCGACGTGCAGGCGGCGCGGGCGGCGGGGATGCCGGCGATCGCGGCGCGCTATGGCTACCTCGGCGATGGAGAGCCGATCGAACGCTGGGGAGCCGATGAGATCATCGACCACCTGGAAGAACTCGTGACGTTGTTGCACATCAAGCCCTCTTGA
- the ompA gene encoding outer membrane protein OmpA, whose protein sequence is MNKLNKVAMLFASAALASGALAQSVDNWRNSDGNVWKNGTNELCWRNATWTPATADQNCDGALKPAAAPAPAPAPAPAPAAAAPAPAPAPAPAPAAPTSEKVTFAADTFFDFDKAVLKPEGKAKLDDLVSKMQGINLEVVIAVGHTDSIGSDAYNQKLSVRRAEAVKAYLVSKGIEKNRVYTEGKGEKQPVADNKTSEGRAKNRRVEVEVVGTRTRR, encoded by the coding sequence ATGAACAAACTGAACAAAGTGGCGATGCTGTTTGCCTCGGCCGCACTGGCTTCCGGCGCGCTCGCCCAGTCGGTCGACAACTGGCGTAACAGCGATGGCAACGTCTGGAAGAACGGCACCAACGAACTGTGCTGGCGCAATGCCACCTGGACGCCCGCCACGGCCGACCAGAACTGCGACGGCGCCCTGAAGCCCGCTGCCGCTCCGGCTCCGGCCCCCGCGCCCGCCCCGGCGCCCGCTGCGGCGGCTCCCGCTCCGGCGCCGGCTCCGGCCCCCGCGCCCGCTGCCCCGACGAGCGAGAAGGTCACCTTCGCCGCCGACACTTTCTTCGACTTCGACAAGGCCGTCCTCAAGCCCGAGGGCAAGGCCAAGCTCGATGACCTGGTCAGCAAGATGCAGGGCATCAACCTGGAGGTCGTGATCGCTGTCGGCCACACGGATTCGATCGGCTCCGATGCCTACAACCAGAAGCTGTCGGTGCGCCGCGCCGAGGCCGTGAAGGCCTATCTGGTGAGCAAGGGCATCGAGAAGAACCGCGTCTACACCGAAGGCAAGGGCGAGAAGCAGCCCGTCGCCGACAACAAGACCTCCGAAGGCCGCGCGAAGAACCGTCGCGTGGAAGTGGAAGTCGTCGGCACGCGCACCCGCCGCTGA